In Pseudoalteromonas sp. MM1, a single window of DNA contains:
- the mpl gene encoding UDP-N-acetylmuramate:L-alanyl-gamma-D-glutamyl-meso-diaminopimelate ligase produces the protein MHIHILGICGTFMGGIAAIAKSLGHKVTGSDQNVYPPMSTQLEQLGIELTQGYDIKQLEPAPDMVVIGNAMSRGNPCVEYVLDKGLPYTSGPEWLKHNLLQNAWVLAVAGTHGKTTTASMLAWILEYAGLKPGFLIGGIVQNFGVSAKVGETPFFVIEADEYDTAFFDKRSKFVHYLPRTLILNNLEFDHADIFDDLNAIKKQFHHLMRTLPHTGKVIWPKDDVALDDVIKQGLWSESETLKGDWHYDLLSVDGSQFTVLLNNEPQGTVNWQAIGEHNVKNAIMAIAAARHVGIAVEHSIAALEKFISPKRRMELKADINNIKVYDDFAHHPTAIKTTLAGLRAKVGAEKIIAILEPRSNTMKMGVHQHTLLDSLSDADDVLLFEPDNLNWSLKEQADNAGMQCFNSTQMIIDTVLENIMPNQHILIMSNGGFNGLHQHLVDGLAKKYSGE, from the coding sequence ATGCATATTCATATATTAGGCATTTGCGGTACCTTTATGGGCGGTATTGCGGCCATTGCTAAATCGCTTGGTCATAAAGTGACAGGCTCTGATCAAAATGTTTACCCACCGATGAGCACTCAACTTGAACAGTTAGGTATTGAGCTAACTCAAGGTTACGACATAAAACAGTTAGAGCCTGCGCCTGATATGGTGGTTATTGGTAATGCTATGAGCCGAGGGAATCCTTGCGTGGAGTATGTATTAGATAAAGGCTTGCCGTATACATCGGGGCCAGAGTGGCTTAAACATAACCTATTACAAAATGCTTGGGTGCTTGCGGTGGCAGGCACGCATGGCAAAACCACTACCGCAAGTATGCTGGCGTGGATATTAGAGTACGCAGGCTTAAAACCAGGGTTTTTAATTGGTGGCATAGTACAAAACTTTGGCGTGTCAGCCAAAGTGGGTGAAACGCCTTTTTTTGTAATAGAAGCAGATGAATACGATACCGCGTTTTTTGATAAGCGCAGTAAATTTGTGCATTACTTACCCCGTACGCTCATTTTAAATAACCTTGAGTTTGACCACGCCGATATTTTTGACGATTTAAATGCAATAAAAAAACAATTTCATCACTTAATGCGTACATTACCTCATACAGGCAAAGTGATTTGGCCAAAAGATGATGTTGCACTTGATGATGTTATTAAACAAGGTCTGTGGAGCGAAAGCGAAACCTTAAAGGGTGATTGGCATTATGACTTATTAAGCGTTGATGGCAGCCAATTTACTGTGCTTTTAAATAATGAACCTCAAGGTACGGTTAATTGGCAGGCAATAGGTGAGCATAATGTTAAAAATGCAATAATGGCTATAGCGGCCGCGCGCCACGTAGGCATAGCAGTTGAGCATAGCATTGCCGCGCTTGAAAAGTTTATTAGCCCTAAGCGGCGCATGGAGCTCAAAGCCGATATAAATAACATTAAAGTGTACGACGATTTTGCGCACCACCCAACAGCTATAAAAACCACGCTTGCGGGGTTACGTGCAAAAGTGGGTGCTGAAAAAATTATTGCTATTTTAGAGCCTCGCTCAAACACCATGAAGATGGGAGTGCACCAACATACGCTACTTGATTCATTAAGTGATGCCGATGATGTGCTGTTATTTGAGCCAGATAACCTAAATTGGTCTCTAAAAGAGCAAGCCGATAATGCCGGTATGCAGTGTTTTAATAGTACGCAAATGATTATTGACACTGTGCTTGAAAATATAATGCCAAATCAGCACATATTAATTATGAGCAATGGCGGCTTTAATGGCTTACATCAACACTTAGTTGATGGTTTAGCTAAAAAATACAGCGGAGAATAA
- a CDS encoding flavin prenyltransferase UbiX, translated as MQYKDKITLAFSGASGAPYGLRLLEVLLAQQFQVYVLISSAARVVLDTESNIKLSANEDKATEQLSALFKAKPEQLKVFGKDNWFSPVASGSAAPKKMIVCPCSAGSVSAIAIGASDNLLERAADVVIKERGQLILVPRETPFSEIHLENMLKLARLGVTIMPAAPGFYHKPQGIEDLVDFMVARILDHLNIEHNLTKRWGYGEGK; from the coding sequence GTGCAGTACAAAGATAAAATTACACTGGCGTTTAGTGGTGCTTCAGGCGCGCCTTATGGTTTAAGGCTGCTTGAAGTATTACTCGCGCAGCAATTTCAAGTGTATGTACTTATATCAAGTGCTGCGCGCGTGGTACTTGATACAGAGTCAAACATTAAACTCTCAGCAAATGAAGATAAAGCAACCGAGCAGTTAAGCGCTTTATTTAAGGCTAAGCCAGAGCAGTTAAAAGTATTTGGTAAAGATAACTGGTTTAGCCCAGTAGCTTCAGGCTCTGCGGCCCCTAAAAAAATGATAGTATGCCCATGCAGTGCTGGGTCTGTGTCTGCTATTGCTATCGGCGCATCAGATAACTTACTTGAGCGCGCAGCAGATGTGGTTATTAAAGAGCGTGGGCAATTAATTTTAGTACCGCGAGAAACCCCTTTTAGCGAAATTCACCTTGAGAACATGTTAAAGCTTGCGCGTTTAGGGGTCACTATTATGCCAGCAGCGCCGGGGTTTTATCACAAGCCACAAGGTATTGAAGACTTAGTTGATTTTATGGTGGCGCGAATTTTAGATCATTTAAACATTGAACATAACCTAACTAAACGTTGGGGTTATGGTGAGGGTAAGTAA
- a CDS encoding ABC transporter ATP-binding protein encodes MNKQNVALNIEGLTKVYKNGVEAVKGVDLQVFEGDFFALLGPNGAGKSTTIGVISSLVNKTQGKVEVFGHNIDTDLEAAKAHLGLVPQEFNFSQFETLGQILVNQAGYYGVTRSEAHKRADKYLKQLGLLEKKDKQARTLSGGMKRRLMIARALMHEPKLLILDEPTAGVDIELRRSMWDFLRQINEQGVTIILTTHYLEEAELLCKNIAIIDTGRIVENTTIKALLAKLDKETFVLDLKQPAQPVTLEGYSFSMPDEHTIEVEVAKSQGLNAVFSALTEQGNTVLSMRNKANRLEELFVGLLEQGRGE; translated from the coding sequence ATGAATAAGCAAAATGTTGCTTTAAATATAGAAGGCCTGACCAAGGTTTATAAAAACGGTGTAGAGGCCGTCAAAGGCGTTGATTTACAAGTTTTTGAAGGCGACTTTTTTGCCTTACTTGGCCCAAATGGCGCTGGTAAGTCGACCACTATTGGTGTTATTTCGTCCTTGGTAAATAAAACACAAGGTAAGGTGGAAGTGTTTGGTCACAACATCGATACCGATCTTGAAGCTGCTAAAGCGCATTTAGGGCTTGTGCCACAAGAGTTTAACTTTAGTCAGTTTGAAACGCTTGGACAAATATTGGTAAATCAAGCTGGTTACTACGGTGTTACCCGCAGCGAGGCGCACAAGCGTGCCGATAAGTATTTAAAGCAACTAGGTTTATTAGAGAAAAAAGACAAGCAAGCACGCACACTTTCAGGCGGCATGAAACGCCGTTTAATGATTGCTCGCGCATTAATGCATGAGCCAAAGCTACTAATATTAGATGAACCCACTGCGGGGGTTGATATAGAGCTGCGCCGCTCAATGTGGGACTTTTTACGCCAAATTAACGAGCAAGGCGTAACGATTATTTTAACCACGCATTACCTTGAAGAAGCCGAGCTGTTATGTAAAAACATCGCCATTATTGATACTGGTCGCATTGTTGAAAACACCACGATAAAAGCGTTACTAGCTAAGCTTGATAAAGAAACCTTTGTGCTTGATTTAAAACAACCAGCACAGCCAGTCACCCTAGAAGGGTACTCGTTTAGTATGCCTGATGAGCACACCATAGAGGTAGAAGTGGCTAAATCTCAAGGCTTAAATGCAGTTTTCAGTGCGCTAACCGAGCAAGGTAACACTGTTTTGAGTATGCGTAATAAAGCAAACAGATTAGAAGAGTTATTTGTAGGATTACTAGAGCAAGGGCGGGGCGAATAA
- a CDS encoding ABC transporter permease has product MFKYGVALKSLWIKECIRFLRIWVQTLVPPAITMSLYFVIFGNLIGSRIGEMGGFSYMEFIVPGLIMMSVITNSYSNVASSFYSTKFQKSIEELLVAPVPNYIIVLGYMGGGMTRGMMVGFIVTCVSLLFVDIQIHNIFVIMATVILTSAVFALGGLINAIYANSFDDISIIPTFILTPLTYLGGVFYSITLLPEFWQNVSQINPIIYMVNAFRYGFLGVSDVDLSVALGVILVFITVLFTLALTLIKKGVGLRH; this is encoded by the coding sequence ATGTTTAAATATGGCGTAGCCTTAAAGAGTTTATGGATTAAAGAGTGTATTCGTTTTTTACGTATTTGGGTGCAAACCTTAGTACCGCCAGCAATTACAATGAGCTTATACTTTGTTATTTTTGGTAATCTAATTGGCTCACGTATTGGTGAAATGGGTGGTTTTAGCTACATGGAATTTATTGTACCTGGGCTAATAATGATGTCGGTTATTACCAACTCATATTCTAATGTTGCTTCTAGTTTTTATTCAACCAAGTTTCAAAAAAGTATTGAAGAGCTGCTGGTTGCGCCTGTGCCTAATTACATCATTGTACTGGGCTATATGGGTGGTGGTATGACCCGCGGCATGATGGTGGGCTTTATTGTTACCTGTGTATCGCTGTTGTTTGTTGATATTCAAATACACAATATATTTGTAATTATGGCAACGGTAATTTTAACCTCAGCGGTGTTTGCACTCGGTGGTTTAATTAACGCTATTTACGCCAATAGTTTTGACGATATTAGTATTATCCCAACCTTTATTTTAACGCCACTAACATACTTAGGCGGCGTATTTTATTCAATTACGCTACTGCCAGAGTTTTGGCAAAATGTATCGCAAATAAACCCAATTATTTACATGGTTAATGCGTTCCGTTATGGCTTTTTAGGTGTGTCGGATGTTGATTTAAGCGTCGCACTTGGCGTTATATTGGTATTTATTACGGTGTTATTTACTTTAGCGCTTACGTTAATTAAAAAAGGTGTGGGGCTTAGACATTAA
- a CDS encoding tRNA (guanosine(46)-N(7))-methyltransferase TrmB yields MSDANSRSIVSNQAGIHEKLDEIVNKHLNAEFKKPIAEHTQQAFDEVNEQVHAFNGPLIIDSCCGVGESSANLAKRHPDALIIGIDKSSHRLDKHDVEYKQTDTGQYILVQADLNDFWRLAVAANWQPTHHYLLYPNPWPKSKHIQRRWHGAAIFPFIVKLGGRLEVRSNWDIYVKEFARALELTGNPCEVTLYESNEAITPFERKYWASGQQSHRLVIDL; encoded by the coding sequence ATGAGTGATGCAAATTCACGTAGTATTGTATCTAATCAGGCGGGTATACACGAAAAGCTTGATGAAATCGTTAACAAGCATTTAAACGCCGAGTTTAAAAAGCCTATTGCTGAGCACACTCAACAAGCGTTTGATGAAGTCAATGAGCAGGTTCATGCGTTTAATGGCCCACTTATTATAGACTCGTGTTGTGGAGTAGGAGAGAGCTCGGCTAATTTAGCTAAGCGTCACCCAGATGCATTAATTATTGGTATTGATAAATCGTCACACCGCTTAGATAAGCACGATGTTGAATATAAACAAACAGACACCGGCCAGTACATCTTGGTACAAGCTGACTTAAACGACTTTTGGCGTTTGGCTGTGGCTGCTAATTGGCAGCCTACTCATCATTATTTGCTTTATCCTAACCCATGGCCTAAATCTAAGCATATTCAGCGTAGGTGGCACGGCGCGGCTATTTTTCCGTTTATTGTTAAACTTGGTGGTCGCCTAGAGGTGCGAAGTAACTGGGATATTTATGTTAAAGAGTTTGCCAGAGCACTTGAGCTAACGGGTAACCCTTGTGAGGTAACACTGTATGAGTCAAACGAAGCGATTACTCCGTTTGAGCGTAAATACTGGGCCAGCGGCCAACAGAGCCATCGTTTAGTGATTGACCTCTAA
- a CDS encoding EAL domain-containing protein, protein MLTGKLKGKWFLAGFTLFLISLLIYVYYTYSSARSEIMHAVDERLLNAATSAKHILGQSYHDRISQGYDIGFSVYQTKSKQLSELAQALDIAYVYSMVMRDNKVYFTSSSYTKDDQENARVTQFLDLYPEATDINRGAFYSTEPVFEQSSDQWGDFKTIFIPFVDKYGTTYITGADITLDDLNKKLQYSVTKAIITACFFFFIAVLVAAIYIYLLKRTLATDASTGFANHIALEYFIKKSNSHHMQLAIIWVNEIEDINSFYGTQIGDNVMKNLLSHYQSRSPQSCKVYRLATNKIAVLTPKSFKSSELSDLVESYNANSPVLTNPFIYITYCAGIASGNKSLLIENAHIATLQAKHGRGKVVSYSKVMSDVKNQYQYNVSLAKEVQEAFDNNRIVPYFQAMFNTTNSEIAHYECLARMVTKSGEILKPDSFFNVVSRSRMGGLLTRTLFSQCIERFRKTNIRWSLNISDKDILDPSLSEYIASELKRYPHPENITLGLLESHAIAHFLEVKTFIAMVKTKGVNVIITGFGSGYSNISNALKLEVNGIKLDGALVKQAVSDENIALFIEHTVHAAKQLGLTLMAESVENVSIENALKNVDVALMQGNYFAYPAPHVNSSNQEEVAV, encoded by the coding sequence ATGCTCACAGGGAAATTAAAAGGGAAGTGGTTTTTAGCTGGCTTTACATTGTTTTTAATCAGTTTATTAATCTATGTTTATTACACCTATAGCTCAGCGCGTAGCGAAATAATGCACGCTGTCGATGAGCGCCTTCTAAATGCCGCCACCAGCGCAAAACATATTTTAGGGCAAAGTTACCACGATAGAATTAGCCAAGGCTACGATATTGGCTTTTCGGTTTACCAAACTAAAAGCAAGCAACTCTCAGAGCTTGCACAAGCGCTTGATATAGCTTACGTCTATTCAATGGTTATGCGCGATAACAAAGTTTACTTTACCTCATCTAGCTACACCAAAGACGATCAAGAAAACGCACGTGTTACACAATTTCTTGATTTATACCCAGAGGCCACCGACATTAACAGAGGCGCGTTTTATTCTACCGAGCCTGTTTTTGAGCAATCAAGCGACCAATGGGGCGATTTTAAAACTATTTTTATTCCCTTTGTAGATAAATATGGTACTACCTACATTACAGGTGCCGACATAACCTTAGACGATTTAAATAAAAAGCTTCAATACAGCGTCACTAAAGCCATAATAACGGCGTGTTTTTTCTTTTTTATTGCGGTACTTGTTGCCGCTATTTATATATATTTGCTAAAGCGTACCCTAGCAACCGATGCCAGTACGGGCTTTGCTAATCATATTGCGCTTGAGTACTTTATAAAAAAGAGTAATTCACACCACATGCAACTTGCCATTATTTGGGTGAACGAAATTGAAGATATTAATAGCTTTTATGGCACTCAAATTGGCGACAACGTAATGAAAAACTTGCTTAGTCATTATCAAAGCCGCAGCCCGCAGAGCTGTAAGGTGTATCGCCTTGCTACCAATAAAATTGCCGTTCTTACCCCTAAAAGCTTTAAAAGCAGCGAATTGAGCGATTTAGTTGAGTCTTATAACGCAAACAGCCCTGTATTAACAAACCCATTTATTTATATAACTTACTGCGCAGGTATCGCCAGTGGTAATAAATCACTACTGATTGAAAACGCGCACATTGCAACGCTTCAGGCTAAACATGGCCGCGGTAAGGTTGTTAGCTACTCAAAAGTAATGAGTGATGTAAAAAACCAATACCAATACAATGTAAGCCTTGCCAAAGAGGTTCAAGAAGCGTTTGATAACAACCGCATAGTGCCTTATTTTCAAGCTATGTTTAACACCACTAATAGTGAAATAGCACATTACGAATGCTTAGCCAGGATGGTAACTAAAAGTGGTGAAATTTTAAAGCCCGACTCATTTTTTAATGTAGTGAGCCGCTCAAGAATGGGCGGACTATTAACCCGCACGCTATTTAGCCAATGTATAGAGCGCTTTAGAAAAACAAATATACGCTGGAGCTTAAACATAAGCGATAAAGATATACTCGACCCGAGTTTGAGTGAATACATTGCTAGCGAGCTTAAGCGCTACCCTCACCCAGAAAACATCACACTTGGCCTTTTAGAGTCACACGCTATTGCTCATTTTTTAGAGGTTAAAACGTTTATTGCTATGGTAAAAACCAAAGGGGTGAATGTCATTATTACTGGTTTTGGTAGCGGTTATTCAAATATTTCAAATGCGCTAAAGCTTGAAGTCAACGGTATAAAACTCGACGGTGCATTAGTAAAACAAGCAGTAAGTGATGAAAATATAGCATTATTTATTGAGCATACAGTTCATGCTGCAAAGCAACTTGGTTTAACGCTCATGGCAGAGTCGGTAGAAAATGTAAGTATTGAAAATGCGCTTAAAAATGTAGATGTGGCACTGATGCAAGGCAATTACTTTGCTTACCCAGCGCCACACGTTAACTCATCTAACCAAGAAGAAGTGGCCGTTTAG
- the panP gene encoding pyridoxal-dependent aspartate 1-decarboxylase PanP has protein sequence MDQKRCAVASKESLKRIFTVPEAPDSTLSKIELEISSNLAGFLNENIAAIEKPLHEIEKDFQAAVIPENPTFVSAYAQDIMEQLVAHSVHTAAPSFIGHMTSALPHFLLPLSKLMVGLNQNLVKIETSKAFTPLERQVLGMMHHLAYSQDESFYSKWMHSAKTSLGAFCSGGTVANITALWIARNRLLKSDGSFKGIAAQGLVAGMLHYGYKGLAVLVSERGHYSLGKSIDLLGIGRENLIGVKTCENNKVDVNAMREKALELESQGIKVMAIVGVAGTTETGNIDPLDDMADLAQEINCHFHVDAAWGGATLLSQTHRPLLKGIERADSITIDAHKQMYVPMGAGLVLFKDPTATDAIEHHAEYILRKGSKDLGSHTLEGSRPGMAMLVHACLRVIGRKGYEMLIDRSIKKAHYFADLIKADEDFELISEPELCLLTYRYVPKQIKQAIAQADAATRLEIFASLNRFTASMQKRQRESGRSFVSRTRLTPSKYDNQPTVVFRVVLANPLTSGVILKEILAEQKELAKTDPVFKKYLSKYMQ, from the coding sequence ATGGATCAAAAGCGTTGTGCCGTCGCCTCTAAAGAAAGCCTTAAGCGTATATTTACTGTACCTGAAGCGCCAGACTCAACTTTAAGCAAAATTGAGCTTGAAATTTCGAGTAATTTAGCAGGGTTTTTAAACGAAAATATAGCGGCAATTGAAAAACCATTACACGAAATTGAAAAAGATTTTCAGGCTGCGGTGATCCCAGAAAACCCAACGTTTGTATCTGCTTACGCCCAAGATATTATGGAGCAGCTAGTTGCTCATTCGGTGCACACGGCTGCGCCTAGCTTTATTGGCCATATGACATCGGCGCTTCCGCATTTTTTACTACCGCTTTCAAAATTGATGGTCGGGCTTAATCAAAACTTAGTAAAAATAGAAACCTCAAAAGCATTTACGCCCTTAGAGCGCCAAGTACTTGGCATGATGCATCATTTAGCTTACTCGCAAGATGAGTCGTTTTATTCTAAATGGATGCACAGCGCTAAAACATCACTCGGTGCTTTTTGTTCTGGTGGTACAGTTGCAAACATAACAGCACTGTGGATTGCGCGTAACCGCTTATTAAAATCCGACGGTAGCTTTAAAGGCATTGCCGCTCAAGGGCTCGTTGCCGGTATGCTGCATTATGGCTACAAAGGGCTGGCAGTTTTAGTGTCGGAGCGAGGGCATTATTCTTTAGGTAAATCAATTGATTTACTAGGCATCGGCCGTGAAAATTTAATTGGGGTAAAAACCTGCGAAAATAACAAGGTTGATGTGAATGCCATGCGCGAAAAAGCTTTAGAGCTTGAATCGCAAGGCATAAAAGTGATGGCGATTGTTGGGGTTGCAGGAACTACCGAAACTGGCAATATCGACCCTCTTGATGATATGGCCGATTTAGCGCAAGAAATAAACTGCCACTTTCATGTAGATGCCGCGTGGGGTGGGGCAACGCTTTTATCACAAACGCATCGCCCATTATTAAAAGGAATTGAGCGCGCAGATTCAATTACTATTGATGCACACAAACAAATGTATGTGCCAATGGGCGCAGGCTTGGTGTTATTTAAAGACCCAACTGCTACGGATGCAATAGAGCACCATGCAGAGTACATATTACGTAAAGGCTCAAAAGATTTAGGAAGCCATACACTCGAAGGCAGCCGCCCAGGTATGGCTATGTTAGTACATGCTTGCTTACGTGTTATTGGTCGCAAAGGTTACGAAATGCTTATTGATCGTAGTATCAAAAAAGCACATTACTTTGCTGATTTAATTAAAGCCGATGAAGACTTTGAGCTGATTTCAGAGCCTGAGCTGTGCTTGCTTACATACCGCTATGTGCCTAAACAAATTAAACAAGCCATAGCCCAAGCCGATGCCGCAACACGATTAGAAATTTTCGCGTCGCTCAATCGCTTTACTGCCAGTATGCAAAAACGCCAACGTGAATCAGGCCGCTCGTTTGTATCGCGTACTCGTTTAACACCTTCAAAGTATGACAATCAACCGACAGTGGTATTTAGAGTTGTATTGGCTAACCCGCTAACATCGGGTGTTATATTAAAAGAGATTTTAGCTGAGCAAAAAGAGCTTGCAAAAACAGACCCTGTATTTAAAAAGTACTTAAGTAAGTATATGCAGTAA
- the argE gene encoding acetylornithine deacetylase, whose product MSLPSFISMYQQLIAAPSISAIEDELCMSNKGVIELLAQWCESLGFTCEIIELEGGKGRYNLLAKRGQGDGGLMLAGHTDTVPFDDSRWNHNPFKLTEHNNKLYGLGSIDMKGFFAFVLQAISELDEKQQSQPILILATADEETTMAGAQQICKHPNLKPARCIIGEPTDMTPVFTHKGHMSTAIRVVGRSGHSSDPERGLNAIEVMHKVITKLLILKEQLKNKYSVEHFEIPYPTLNLGNIHGGDNANRICGCCEMHIDMRPLPGLSIKDLQALLIDATSDINAQYPNAVSVIDLHDPIPAFSGSTDSALVKMAEKIAGEKAVAVNYCTEAPFIQQLGCETIVMGPGSINQAHQPDEFLAMEKINPSQKIITDIIKANCFNA is encoded by the coding sequence ATGTCTTTGCCGTCATTTATCTCAATGTACCAACAACTCATTGCAGCCCCTTCTATTAGTGCAATAGAGGATGAGCTTTGTATGAGTAATAAAGGGGTAATAGAGTTGCTTGCACAGTGGTGTGAAAGCCTTGGTTTTACTTGCGAAATTATAGAGTTAGAAGGCGGTAAAGGCCGATACAATTTATTAGCTAAACGCGGCCAAGGTGATGGCGGTTTAATGCTTGCAGGGCACACCGATACTGTACCGTTTGATGATAGCCGCTGGAACCACAACCCGTTTAAGCTAACAGAGCACAATAATAAATTGTATGGATTAGGCAGCATTGATATGAAAGGCTTTTTTGCTTTTGTGCTGCAAGCAATTAGTGAACTTGATGAAAAGCAACAATCACAGCCTATTTTAATACTTGCCACTGCCGATGAAGAAACCACCATGGCGGGTGCGCAGCAAATTTGTAAGCACCCTAATTTAAAACCTGCTCGCTGTATAATTGGCGAACCTACTGATATGACTCCTGTATTTACTCACAAGGGGCATATGAGTACCGCTATAAGAGTGGTTGGCCGTTCTGGTCATAGCTCCGATCCCGAACGTGGTCTTAACGCCATCGAAGTAATGCATAAAGTGATTACAAAATTGCTGATCTTAAAAGAGCAGTTAAAGAATAAATATTCAGTTGAACATTTTGAAATACCTTACCCTACTTTAAACTTAGGCAATATTCATGGTGGTGATAACGCAAACCGCATTTGTGGGTGTTGTGAAATGCACATAGATATGCGCCCACTCCCTGGGTTAAGCATTAAAGACCTACAAGCTTTACTTATTGATGCCACCAGCGATATAAACGCGCAATACCCAAACGCAGTGAGCGTGATTGATTTACACGACCCCATTCCTGCTTTTAGTGGTAGCACCGACAGCGCACTCGTTAAAATGGCAGAAAAAATTGCAGGAGAGAAAGCTGTTGCAGTTAACTATTGCACAGAGGCCCCGTTTATCCAGCAACTTGGCTGTGAAACAATAGTCATGGGGCCTGGCTCAATTAATCAAGCTCACCAACCCGATGAATTTTTAGCAATGGAGAAAATAAACCCATCGCAAAAAATTATAACTGACATTATTAAAGCAAATTGCTTTAACGCTTAA
- the argC gene encoding N-acetyl-gamma-glutamyl-phosphate reductase, which produces MNVVIIGASGYSGAELASLVAKHPNLTLSGCYVSEGSLDKHKLLSDLYPEHSGLLDLPLLPLSDAAFDDISASADYICLCTDHKVSVDLAPQFLAMGKKVFDLSGGYRLASNDDYVTYYGFEHQHPALLSEAAYGLAEWNSDAIASAQLVAVAGCYPTAALNALKPLQQAGLLSDEKVIINAVSGVTGAGRKASVGTHFCEVSLAPYGLFNHRHGPEIEQHLGHKVLFTPHLGNFPRGILETIYVQLKPNVTKENVTDAYKVIENEPLIRLLGDKIPSIKGVAKQPYVDIGWQQQGSQLIVMAAIDNLLKGAAGQALQCINLSMNLEHTTGLKGAF; this is translated from the coding sequence ATGAATGTAGTGATTATTGGCGCAAGCGGTTATAGCGGCGCAGAATTAGCAAGTTTAGTTGCTAAGCACCCTAATTTAACTTTATCAGGCTGTTATGTATCTGAGGGGAGTTTAGATAAACATAAATTGCTTAGCGATTTATACCCAGAGCATAGCGGATTACTTGACCTGCCATTATTACCTTTAAGTGATGCTGCATTTGATGATATTAGCGCTAGCGCTGATTACATCTGTTTATGTACTGATCATAAAGTAAGTGTTGATTTAGCCCCGCAATTTTTAGCCATGGGTAAAAAAGTATTTGATTTATCTGGCGGCTACCGCCTTGCTAGCAACGACGATTACGTCACTTACTATGGCTTTGAGCACCAACACCCTGCGCTATTAAGTGAAGCGGCTTACGGGCTAGCTGAGTGGAATAGTGATGCTATAGCAAGTGCACAACTCGTTGCTGTGGCAGGTTGTTATCCAACAGCCGCACTTAATGCGTTAAAGCCGCTGCAGCAGGCCGGATTGTTAAGTGATGAAAAAGTAATTATTAATGCGGTTTCTGGTGTAACTGGTGCTGGGCGCAAAGCCAGCGTAGGTACTCACTTTTGTGAAGTATCGCTTGCCCCGTATGGTTTATTTAACCATCGCCATGGTCCAGAAATTGAACAGCACTTGGGTCATAAGGTGTTATTTACACCGCACTTAGGTAATTTTCCGCGTGGGATTTTAGAAACTATCTATGTACAGCTTAAGCCAAACGTTACCAAGGAAAACGTTACTGATGCTTATAAAGTAATTGAAAACGAGCCATTGATTCGTTTGTTAGGCGATAAAATACCCTCTATTAAAGGTGTAGCTAAACAGCCGTACGTTGATATTGGTTGGCAGCAACAAGGCTCGCAGTTAATTGTTATGGCAGCCATAGATAATTTATTAAAAGGTGCGGCTGGACAGGCGTTGCAGTGTATTAATTTATCGATGAATTTAGAACACACCACTGGCTTAAAAGGAGCCTTTTAA